One segment of Ignavibacteriales bacterium DNA contains the following:
- a CDS encoding TonB-dependent receptor yields the protein MKLFYYLKFTTLIFLISLSQLFSQGSIKGVVTDSLTNNELIGANVFLVGTSIGSATNIEGKYIIKTVPAGDYTVKISYIGYKAKEIPVTIKEDVATELNIPLSLDVLVGEEVVVTGQMMGQISAINQQLSSNTIINVVSEEKIQELPDANAAETIGRLPGVSVTRSGGEANKIILRGLSDKYVTVTIDGVRVPSTDALGRGIDLSTVSQNSLAGIELFKALTADKDADAIAGSVNLVTKKAPSQRQLKSVLKGGYNGLMQSAKQYDFSLKYGERFFDDLLGVQINGNIENKIRSTEISDIDYDQNGNNYTTYFINNFNLRFVDELRKRNGLNLILDYELPDEGNIMLNSSYNSTSRNYITFERDYPNGGGETQYLGGVTYLYRDREQDLETFSSALTGNNNLLGININWGLSLAQSTSEFPYDYQLDFSEPSDSGANSGMRSPPQIKDHPEQLIPYAYNNFQAASLAGAYYTSQDNLERNKTAFLNLSHNYVLGDLFAGELKLGGKYTSKSRTNNQTQVTSYYYLGGWQPYERLPDGTIRQKNLSGSLFDAFYQRYLSNPLFINAPFSDFLDSTPQSRNLFDLYSLYPLINRDKLRQWYELNKYGVNQTGQTNEYNNDPTYAAYYYDITEAVAATYITNTLKIGQNITFISGVRVEQENNDYQNKYSNVQAGGFPYLTLPIRDTSSTYSETIVLPNFHLNIKVTDFMNIRLAGYRALARPDFNMRLNTYFAWRPAAVGGNRQLIVGNPKLKTAKAWNFEINTTFYGNDIGLLSISAFYKEIKDMYHMLNQINTSGNIIFDDLGLETRSLHGNSSYQLTVPYNSTDPSKVWGFELEHQINFTFLPGLLQYIVLSYNASIVKSETQLIGSTIDTTYIVLPGFPPLPEYKERAIKYKQQLENQPKFFGNISLGYDIGGFSGRISLFHQSDYYSSFSPSRRSDVLIAGYNRIDLALKQKITDYLTILLNINNLTNLKDINQIDNKVNQYVLPNTSQNYGLTGDLGVIIEL from the coding sequence ATGAAATTATTTTACTACTTAAAATTTACAACTCTGATATTCTTAATTAGTCTATCACAACTTTTCTCCCAGGGCTCTATTAAAGGAGTTGTGACCGATTCCCTGACTAATAATGAATTGATTGGTGCAAATGTATTCCTAGTTGGTACATCTATAGGATCCGCTACAAATATTGAAGGTAAGTATATAATCAAAACTGTACCAGCCGGCGATTATACTGTGAAGATTTCTTATATAGGCTATAAGGCAAAAGAAATTCCAGTAACCATTAAAGAGGATGTAGCAACGGAACTTAATATCCCATTATCATTGGATGTCTTGGTTGGTGAAGAAGTTGTGGTGACTGGTCAAATGATGGGACAAATTTCTGCAATAAATCAACAACTTTCTTCAAATACAATTATTAATGTTGTTTCAGAAGAAAAGATTCAGGAATTACCTGACGCCAATGCCGCAGAAACAATAGGCAGACTTCCTGGTGTCTCTGTAACAAGATCCGGAGGAGAAGCAAATAAAATAATTTTACGTGGGTTAAGTGACAAATATGTTACGGTAACAATAGATGGCGTTAGAGTACCTTCTACTGATGCTTTAGGGAGGGGAATTGATTTGAGTACTGTTTCTCAAAATTCGTTGGCTGGTATTGAATTATTTAAAGCTTTAACTGCGGATAAAGATGCTGATGCTATTGCAGGAAGTGTAAATCTTGTTACTAAAAAAGCACCATCACAAAGACAATTAAAGTCAGTTTTAAAAGGCGGTTATAATGGTTTAATGCAATCTGCAAAACAGTATGATTTTTCATTAAAATATGGCGAGAGATTTTTTGATGATTTGTTGGGAGTTCAGATAAATGGAAATATTGAAAACAAAATTAGAAGTACCGAAATATCAGACATTGATTATGATCAAAATGGAAACAACTACACAACATATTTTATTAATAATTTTAATTTGAGATTTGTTGATGAGTTGAGAAAGAGAAACGGTTTAAATCTGATTTTAGACTATGAATTACCCGACGAAGGAAATATAATGTTAAATAGCAGCTATAACAGCACAAGTAGAAATTATATTACTTTTGAAAGAGATTATCCAAACGGTGGTGGGGAAACACAATATCTAGGTGGTGTAACTTATCTGTATCGAGACAGGGAACAAGATTTAGAAACTTTTAGTAGCGCGTTAACTGGAAATAATAATCTCTTAGGAATCAATATTAATTGGGGATTATCACTAGCCCAATCTACCTCAGAATTTCCTTACGATTATCAATTAGATTTTAGTGAACCCTCCGATTCAGGAGCCAATTCAGGAATGCGTTCACCACCACAAATCAAAGATCACCCGGAACAGTTAATCCCTTATGCTTATAATAATTTTCAAGCTGCCTCGCTTGCGGGGGCCTATTATACTTCACAGGACAATCTAGAAAGAAATAAAACTGCTTTTCTAAATTTGTCCCACAATTATGTGCTTGGAGATTTATTTGCTGGCGAGTTAAAGTTGGGTGGCAAGTATACTTCTAAAAGCAGAACAAACAACCAAACACAAGTTACTTCTTACTATTATTTGGGCGGGTGGCAACCATATGAAAGGTTACCTGATGGCACGATTAGACAAAAAAATTTGAGTGGTTCTTTATTTGACGCTTTTTACCAACGATACTTATCTAATCCTTTATTTATAAACGCCCCTTTCAGTGACTTTCTTGATTCTACACCTCAATCTAGAAACCTATTTGATCTGTATAGTTTATACCCGCTTATTAATAGAGATAAACTTCGTCAATGGTATGAATTAAACAAATATGGAGTTAACCAGACAGGTCAAACAAATGAATATAATAATGATCCAACATATGCAGCATATTACTATGATATAACTGAGGCAGTAGCTGCAACATACATTACTAATACTTTAAAAATTGGTCAGAATATAACTTTTATTTCGGGAGTAAGAGTAGAACAAGAAAATAATGATTATCAAAACAAGTATTCAAACGTACAGGCTGGCGGATTCCCGTATCTTACACTTCCAATTCGTGATACTAGTTCTACTTATTCGGAAACTATAGTTTTACCAAATTTTCATCTTAATATTAAGGTTACTGACTTTATGAATATTCGTCTCGCCGGATATAGAGCTCTTGCCCGTCCTGATTTTAACATGCGATTGAATACCTATTTTGCGTGGAGACCAGCCGCAGTTGGAGGAAACAGACAATTAATTGTTGGCAATCCAAAATTAAAAACCGCAAAAGCTTGGAATTTTGAAATAAACACAACTTTTTATGGAAATGATATAGGATTATTATCTATCTCTGCTTTTTATAAAGAGATAAAAGATATGTACCATATGTTGAATCAAATAAATACTAGTGGCAATATTATATTTGATGATCTTGGTTTAGAGACTAGATCATTGCATGGTAATTCATCATACCAATTAACAGTTCCTTATAATTCAACAGATCCATCAAAAGTGTGGGGTTTTGAATTAGAACATCAGATTAACTTTACTTTTCTGCCAGGTTTATTACAATATATAGTTTTAAGCTACAATGCTTCGATAGTAAAATCGGAAACTCAACTAATCGGATCAACGATAGATACGACTTATATTGTACTTCCTGGATTTCCACCTTTACCTGAATATAAAGAAAGAGCTATTAAGTACAAGCAGCAATTAGAGAATCAACCAAAATTCTTCGGAAACATATCTTTGGGTTATGATATTGGTGGATTCTCTGGAAGAATATCCCTTTTCCATCAGTCTGATTATTATTCTTCTTTTTCACCTAGTAGAAGAAGCGATGTTTTAATAGCTGGGTATAATCGAATAGATTTAGCTTTAAAACAAAAAATAACTGACTATTTAACAATTTTATTAAACATTAATAATCTTACAAATCTAAAAGATATAAATCAGATCGATAACAAAGTCAACCAATACGTACTACCAAACACTAGTCAAAATTATGGATTGACTGGCGATTTGGGTGTAATAATTGAGTTATGA
- a CDS encoding alpha/beta hydrolase — protein sequence MKSKFLTEFLLCTLLVFPQSYLSDEGIPKDSSYTVYGYYQKELKNFPFIKIARKSIKSNVKEENNLVYKLIGKRNLKLDLFIPDSSEKPIPIVVFIHGGGWRSGNKSFQHPLANEIAAKGFLCASIEYRLSPEAKYPAAVLDIKSAIKWLKKNAERYNADSSKVTLLGCSSGGHLAALCGVTVNLSKFEPNEYLPKISSKVQKVIDLDGILDFTHPAESGKDTSELFPSVGKLWFGQTYKENPSLWIEASPLSYVSENSPEFFFINSASDRFHAGRDSAVVLFEKYKINFKIETLHYTPHTFWLFDPWFKPTVNFIVDFLKK from the coding sequence ATGAAAAGTAAATTTTTGACTGAATTCCTTCTCTGTACACTTTTAGTATTTCCACAATCCTATTTATCTGATGAAGGAATTCCAAAGGATTCTTCTTACACGGTTTATGGCTATTATCAAAAAGAGCTAAAGAACTTTCCTTTTATTAAAATCGCCAGGAAAAGTATTAAGTCAAATGTAAAAGAAGAAAATAATTTAGTTTATAAGTTAATAGGGAAAAGAAATCTTAAACTCGATTTATTTATTCCTGACTCATCAGAAAAACCAATTCCCATTGTTGTTTTTATTCACGGAGGAGGTTGGCGATCAGGTAACAAATCATTTCAGCATCCTTTAGCAAATGAAATAGCCGCTAAAGGATTTTTATGCGCTTCTATAGAATACCGTCTGTCTCCCGAAGCAAAATATCCGGCAGCAGTGCTTGATATTAAAAGTGCAATAAAATGGCTAAAGAAAAATGCAGAAAGATATAATGCCGATTCCTCAAAAGTAACGTTGTTAGGATGTTCATCAGGCGGACATTTGGCGGCATTGTGTGGTGTTACTGTTAATCTTTCCAAATTTGAACCGAATGAATACTTACCGAAAATATCTTCTAAAGTTCAAAAAGTTATTGATCTAGATGGTATTCTAGATTTTACACATCCTGCAGAGAGTGGTAAGGATACTTCCGAGTTGTTTCCGTCTGTTGGAAAACTGTGGTTTGGCCAAACATATAAAGAAAATCCTTCACTTTGGATTGAAGCCTCGCCATTAAGTTATGTTTCTGAAAACAGTCCAGAGTTTTTTTTCATTAACAGTGCATCGGACAGATTCCACGCTGGAAGAGATTCCGCGGTTGTTCTATTTGAAAAATACAAGATAAATTTTAAAATTGAGACTTTGCACTATACACCCCATACTTTCTGGTTATTTGATCCCTGGTTTAAACCTACAGTAAATTTCATTGTTGATTTCCTAAAAAAATAG
- the pelA gene encoding pectate lyase: MFIDCSAQTNSDFNQISYIDTTEFLNSAHHWYDIKDTDKIIEPLGNQKKYSANEFEKIADNILLYQKRNGGWPKNYDMQAILTSEQESSVIQSKNLFNTCFDNSATYSQLNYLAKAFSFTKKEKYKTAFIDGIKFILSAQYDNGGWPQFYPDTSGYRKYITFNDGAMMGVMKLLKRIVNKESDYILVDSDIYNKVKTSFNKGIECILDSQIKESDSLLVWCQQHNNITLLPEDARTFEPAAICNGESSEIVEFLMTLQNPNARIIKSIKSAVKWFEASKIFGRRVQTIKAPHTEYQYRNSNDDRILIDDQNAKPIWTRYYSLETHIPIFCNRDGIIVYSFSEVERERRIGYAWYVYDPQVALDKYPKWLETINEK; encoded by the coding sequence ATGTTCATTGATTGTTCAGCACAGACCAATTCCGACTTTAATCAAATTTCATATATCGACACGACAGAATTTCTAAATAGTGCTCATCATTGGTATGATATAAAAGACACAGATAAAATCATTGAACCCTTGGGAAATCAAAAAAAATACTCAGCCAATGAATTTGAAAAGATTGCAGATAACATTTTACTTTATCAAAAACGCAATGGTGGGTGGCCAAAGAACTATGATATGCAAGCGATTTTAACAAGTGAACAGGAATCTTCAGTCATTCAATCAAAAAATCTTTTTAATACTTGTTTTGATAACTCTGCTACATATTCTCAGCTCAACTATTTAGCAAAAGCATTTAGTTTTACCAAAAAGGAAAAATATAAAACGGCTTTTATTGATGGAATAAAGTTTATTTTATCAGCACAGTATGATAATGGTGGTTGGCCGCAATTTTATCCTGATACTAGTGGCTATCGTAAATATATTACATTTAATGATGGTGCAATGATGGGAGTAATGAAATTATTAAAGCGAATTGTGAATAAAGAAAGCGATTATATTTTAGTTGATTCTGATATTTATAATAAAGTTAAAACATCTTTCAACAAAGGAATTGAATGCATATTAGACTCACAAATAAAAGAATCCGATTCATTATTAGTTTGGTGCCAGCAGCATAATAATATAACTCTCTTACCTGAAGATGCAAGAACGTTTGAGCCAGCTGCTATTTGTAATGGCGAAAGTTCTGAGATAGTTGAATTTCTAATGACGTTACAAAATCCAAATGCTAGAATTATTAAATCAATAAAATCAGCGGTAAAATGGTTTGAAGCATCAAAAATATTTGGAAGAAGAGTCCAGACAATAAAAGCTCCTCATACCGAGTATCAATATCGGAATTCCAACGATGATAGAATATTGATAGATGATCAAAATGCAAAACCAATTTGGACCAGATACTACAGTCTTGAAACTCACATTCCAATTTTTTGTAACAGAGATGGAATAATTGTTTATTCATTCTCTGAAGTTGAGAGGGAACGAAGAATCGGTTATGCTTGGTATGTTTATGATCCGCAAGTTGCTTTAGATAAATATCCTAAATGGTTGGAAACAATAAATGAAAAGTAA
- a CDS encoding cupin domain-containing protein, whose amino-acid sequence MIISKQNISTISVCRFQTFFISLCILISSNTLAQESNDSSDQKKHWTIDECVNEFNFEDTLGTSVGYQYWFFNKDFIDGRTLKMSVVAPHSATHTPHTHSEDEFFFVLEGTAEFYLDGKMTVGKQYSAFYCPRNIEHGIKNVGDTELKYLVIKKYENIN is encoded by the coding sequence ATGATTATTAGTAAACAAAATATTTCGACCATATCCGTTTGTAGGTTCCAAACGTTTTTTATTTCTTTGTGCATTCTGATCTCATCAAACACATTAGCACAAGAAAGCAATGATTCATCAGATCAGAAAAAACATTGGACGATTGATGAGTGTGTAAATGAATTTAATTTTGAGGATACCCTAGGTACAAGTGTTGGATATCAATATTGGTTTTTTAATAAAGATTTTATTGATGGAAGAACTCTTAAAATGAGTGTTGTGGCGCCACACTCAGCCACGCATACTCCTCATACACATTCAGAAGATGAATTTTTCTTCGTCCTTGAGGGAACAGCAGAATTTTATCTTGATGGAAAAATGACTGTGGGTAAACAATATTCAGCCTTTTATTGTCCCAGAAATATTGAGCATGGTATAAAGAATGTTGGTGATACTGAATTAAAATATTTAGTTATTAAAAAATATGAAAACATAAATTAA